A genomic stretch from Zeimonas sediminis includes:
- a CDS encoding YncE family protein has translation MPVRHNLRPDPFRMLVQMAFSGSLRSLPRPPLRPLVRRLVRPLARWLAALSCAALLPLATASSPPPAAPALATATASASPAAVAPNPPGSRPPLPLFVLNSRDANVSRIDRARQAEVERIPVGKEPHHLYPTPDGKSLIVANAVSDELHFFDPVTGALQKRVPNIPDPYQIGFSPDSRWFAVAALRLDRVDLYRHEQGELKPATRLPLPKAPSHLWFSADSRTVFVTLQESDEVAAIDVERGELLWKLPTGRQPAGIVVTPDDRYLLVGVMGEDHVQVIDWRERRTVGRIVTGAGAHNFRGLGDRRHLFVSNRVENTVSILDMQKLAVVGTIPVSGGPDCLEVTADGRELWVTTRWAKRVAVVDIAQRKVVRTIPVGRSPHGLYLHDRAPLL, from the coding sequence ATGCCGGTGCGGCATAATCTTCGGCCCGACCCGTTCCGGATGCTTGTCCAGATGGCGTTCTCCGGTTCCCTCCGCTCGCTGCCCCGGCCGCCGCTTCGGCCGCTCGTGCGCCGCCTCGTCCGGCCGCTTGCGCGCTGGCTCGCGGCCTTGTCCTGTGCGGCGTTGCTGCCGCTCGCGACCGCGTCCAGTCCGCCGCCTGCCGCGCCCGCACTTGCGACGGCGACGGCTTCGGCGTCCCCGGCAGCCGTCGCGCCGAACCCGCCCGGTTCCCGCCCCCCGCTGCCTCTCTTCGTGCTGAACTCGCGCGACGCCAACGTCTCCCGGATCGACCGGGCGCGGCAGGCCGAGGTCGAGCGGATCCCGGTCGGCAAGGAGCCGCACCACCTGTACCCGACCCCGGACGGCAAGTCGCTGATCGTGGCCAACGCGGTCAGCGACGAGCTGCACTTCTTCGACCCGGTCACCGGCGCGCTGCAGAAGCGGGTGCCCAACATCCCCGATCCGTACCAGATCGGCTTTTCTCCGGACAGCCGCTGGTTCGCGGTGGCCGCGCTGCGGCTCGACCGGGTCGACCTGTACCGGCACGAGCAGGGCGAGCTGAAGCCCGCCACGCGCCTGCCGCTTCCGAAGGCGCCCAGCCACCTCTGGTTCTCGGCCGACAGCCGGACCGTCTTCGTCACGCTGCAGGAGAGCGACGAGGTGGCCGCGATCGACGTCGAGCGCGGCGAGCTGCTCTGGAAGCTGCCCACCGGCCGGCAGCCGGCCGGCATCGTCGTCACGCCCGACGACCGGTACCTGCTGGTCGGCGTCATGGGCGAGGACCACGTCCAGGTGATCGACTGGCGCGAGCGGCGAACGGTCGGCCGCATCGTCACCGGCGCCGGCGCGCACAACTTCCGCGGGCTCGGCGACCGCCGTCACCTCTTCGTGTCGAACCGGGTCGAGAACACGGTCTCGATCCTCGACATGCAGAAGCTGGCGGTGGTCGGCACGATCCCGGTGTCCGGGGGCCCCGACTGCCTGGAAGTCACCGCCGACGGGCGCGAGCTCTGGGTGACCACCCGCTGGGCGAAGCGGGTCGCGGTGGTCGACATCGCCCAGCGCAAGGTGGTGAGGACCATCCCGGTCGGGCGCTCGCCGCACGGGCTCTACCTGCACGACCGGGCGCCACTGCTCTGA
- a CDS encoding AEC family transporter — protein sequence MLAVLEVTLPVFALVFCGYVAAGRKMLPDKAVEGINAFVFRFALPAMLFRVIALRPIGELIDWRYTIGYVIAALAVYALVYRLARQGKLGGPPADGAHAAALSLHVTHGNVGYLGLALVAEVSAKALPTVALTIILDIVVIVVLSMVLMELQRGRERAGGSSPWVPVFASLSRSPLVLSMAAGLVVSFGGWQLPTVVDNFTRLLGGAAGPGALFAIGAALGGARLRFDREIWALLAAKLVLYPVAVALSLFLVFRPDPFVAAIGVLCATLPGASNSFIIAQRYGVPTGAISAATAGGTALSVFTVSLAIWLLGLR from the coding sequence ATGCTCGCAGTCCTGGAAGTCACCCTGCCGGTGTTCGCGCTGGTCTTCTGCGGCTACGTCGCGGCGGGCAGGAAGATGCTGCCCGACAAGGCGGTCGAGGGCATCAACGCCTTCGTGTTCCGGTTCGCGCTGCCGGCGATGCTCTTCAGGGTGATCGCGCTGCGACCGATCGGGGAGCTGATCGACTGGCGCTACACGATCGGCTACGTGATCGCCGCGCTGGCGGTCTACGCGCTGGTCTACCGGCTGGCCCGGCAGGGCAAGCTCGGCGGCCCGCCGGCGGACGGCGCCCACGCCGCCGCCCTGTCGCTGCACGTGACCCACGGCAACGTCGGCTACCTGGGCCTGGCGCTGGTGGCCGAGGTCAGCGCCAAGGCCCTGCCCACGGTGGCGCTGACGATCATCCTGGACATCGTCGTCATCGTCGTGCTGTCGATGGTGCTGATGGAGCTGCAGCGCGGCCGCGAGCGCGCCGGCGGCAGCTCGCCCTGGGTGCCGGTGTTCGCCAGCCTGTCGCGCTCGCCGCTGGTGCTGTCGATGGCGGCCGGCCTGGTGGTCTCGTTCGGCGGCTGGCAGCTGCCCACGGTCGTCGACAACTTCACCCGCCTGCTCGGCGGCGCCGCGGGCCCGGGCGCGCTGTTCGCGATCGGCGCGGCGCTCGGCGGCGCACGCCTGCGCTTCGACCGCGAGATCTGGGCGCTGCTCGCCGCCAAGCTGGTGCTCTACCCGGTGGCGGTCGCGCTGTCGCTGTTCCTGGTCTTCCGGCCCGACCCCTTCGTGGCGGCGATCGGCGTGCTGTGCGCCACGCTGCCCGGCGCGAGCAACAGCTTCATCATCGCGCAACGCTACGGCGTGCCGACCGGCGCGATCAGCGCGGCCACCGCCGGCGGCACCGCGCTGTCGGTGTTCACGGTGAGCCTGGCGATCTGGCTGCTGGGCCTTCGCTGA
- a CDS encoding DUF1800 domain-containing protein, with the protein MRWLRNFAGVLVAALALSACGGGSGDGSAGNVAGVAGQSAWSPADLPASKSAAARFLSQGSFGASDADVARVESLGYSAWIEDQFAKPASTHLGHYAARTAALEENQRPRTEWVYESFWKNAIAGEDALRQRVAFALSQIFVVSLTDGAVAQYPRGVAGYLDMLGENAFGNFRKLIEDVSLHPMMGLYLSHLRNQKADPATGRVPDENYARELMQLFTIGLHELNQDGTVRLDSRREPIETYTNEDVTGLARVFTGFSWAGPDSSSARFFGGVAESYRDITPMRGYPQHHEAGPKSFLGTTVTATTPESSLKAALDHLFAHPNVGPFFGKQLIQRLVTSNPSPAYVARVAGAFADNGQGVRGDMKAVIRAVLLDPEARDELLADRPTWGRLREPILRVSAWLRAFGGRSTSGNFTIPQTDDPVSSIGQTPMRAPSVFNWYRPGYVPPNSAIADAGMVAPEMQITHESSVAGYLNTMRSAVQNGFGSNDPATGRRDVQPDYSRELGLAGQPELLVDRVALLLTADRMSPDTRAMIRDAVASVTISTTNQAAAETARLNRVRLAVFLTLASPDFLVQK; encoded by the coding sequence ATGCGATGGCTCCGAAACTTCGCCGGGGTCCTGGTTGCCGCCCTGGCGCTCTCCGCCTGCGGGGGGGGATCCGGCGACGGATCCGCGGGCAACGTCGCCGGTGTCGCAGGCCAGTCGGCCTGGTCGCCCGCCGACCTGCCCGCCAGCAAGAGCGCGGCCGCGCGCTTCCTCTCGCAGGGCAGCTTCGGCGCCAGCGACGCCGACGTCGCCCGGGTCGAATCCCTCGGCTACTCGGCGTGGATCGAGGATCAGTTCGCCAAGCCGGCCTCCACGCACCTGGGCCACTATGCGGCGCGAACCGCGGCGCTCGAGGAGAACCAGCGCCCCCGGACCGAGTGGGTCTACGAGAGCTTCTGGAAGAACGCGATCGCCGGTGAGGACGCGCTGCGCCAGCGCGTGGCCTTCGCGCTGTCCCAGATCTTCGTCGTGTCGCTCACCGACGGCGCGGTAGCCCAGTACCCGCGCGGCGTGGCCGGCTATCTCGACATGCTCGGCGAGAACGCCTTCGGCAACTTCCGCAAGCTGATCGAGGACGTCTCGCTGCACCCGATGATGGGGCTGTACCTGTCCCATCTGCGCAACCAGAAGGCCGATCCAGCGACCGGACGGGTGCCCGACGAAAACTACGCGCGCGAGCTGATGCAGCTGTTCACGATCGGTCTGCACGAGCTGAACCAGGACGGCACGGTGAGGCTGGACTCCCGCCGCGAGCCGATCGAGACCTACACGAACGAGGACGTCACCGGGCTGGCGCGCGTGTTCACCGGTTTTTCCTGGGCCGGTCCCGATTCGTCGAGCGCGCGCTTCTTCGGCGGCGTGGCCGAGTCGTATCGGGACATCACGCCGATGCGCGGCTACCCGCAGCATCACGAGGCCGGCCCCAAGAGCTTCCTGGGAACCACGGTCACCGCCACGACGCCCGAGTCGAGCCTGAAGGCCGCCCTCGATCACCTGTTCGCCCACCCCAACGTCGGGCCCTTCTTCGGCAAACAGCTGATCCAGCGCCTGGTCACCAGCAATCCGAGCCCCGCCTACGTGGCGCGCGTGGCCGGGGCGTTCGCCGACAACGGACAGGGCGTGCGCGGCGACATGAAGGCGGTCATAAGGGCCGTCCTGCTCGACCCAGAGGCGCGCGACGAGCTCCTGGCCGATCGCCCCACGTGGGGCAGGCTGCGCGAGCCGATCCTTCGGGTCAGTGCCTGGCTGCGCGCCTTCGGCGGACGCTCGACCAGCGGCAACTTCACGATCCCGCAGACCGACGACCCGGTCTCCTCGATCGGCCAGACGCCGATGCGGGCGCCCTCGGTCTTCAATTGGTACCGGCCCGGCTACGTCCCGCCGAACAGCGCGATCGCCGACGCCGGAATGGTCGCGCCCGAGATGCAGATCACGCACGAGAGCTCGGTGGCCGGCTACCTGAACACGATGCGCTCGGCGGTGCAGAACGGTTTCGGCTCGAACGATCCGGCGACCGGCAGGCGCGACGTGCAGCCCGACTACTCGCGGGAGCTCGGGCTCGCCGGGCAGCCCGAACTGCTGGTCGACAGGGTCGCCCTGCTCCTGACCGCCGACCGGATGTCGCCGGACACCCGCGCGATGATCCGGGACGCCGTCGCCTCGGTGACGATCTCGACGACCAACCAGGCCGCCGCGGAGACTGCGCGGCTCAATCGCGTGCGGCTAGCCGTCTTCCTGACGCTGGCCTCGCCCGATTTCCTCGTCCAGAAGTGA
- a CDS encoding DUF1501 domain-containing protein, which translates to MSLRNASRRRFVRTASALSIAGPAGLPFALNLAAIGAAAAQTSGDYRALVCLFMFGGNDSHNMVLATDPDSWTAYRAVRSVAPSPIALPAPGEAGGVLPITPVTAQPGRSFALHPNMGALRDLFAAGRAAVVANVGPLIAPTSKQQYVARSVPLPPKLFSHNDQQSTWQAHAPEGARVGWGGRLGDLLASANGNATFTCISASGNAVWLSGESTLQYQVGAGGAVAIGGLTGGLFGASASANPLQAIVAGDRTNLFEKEYNRVTRRSIDAQQALNAAMVPAAGLEAPPDGNGLASQLLTVARLIGGRAALGARRQVFFVSIGGFDTHDNQTANHGTLMGRVSQAIAYFDRLLASPAVNALAETTLFTASDFGRTLTSNGDGTDHGWGAHHLVVGGSVRGGDLYGRYPVIGVGTQDDVGQGRLLPAQSVDQYGATLARWFGLSDAQIADVFPNIGNFSARDLGFMA; encoded by the coding sequence ATGAGCCTCCGGAACGCCTCCCGCCGCCGCTTCGTCCGCACCGCGTCGGCGCTCTCGATCGCAGGCCCGGCCGGCCTTCCGTTCGCGCTGAACCTGGCGGCCATCGGCGCAGCCGCGGCACAGACGAGCGGCGACTACCGGGCGCTCGTCTGCCTGTTCATGTTCGGCGGCAACGATTCGCACAACATGGTGCTGGCCACCGACCCCGATTCGTGGACGGCCTACCGCGCGGTGCGCAGCGTGGCGCCGTCGCCGATCGCGTTGCCGGCGCCCGGCGAGGCCGGTGGCGTGCTGCCGATCACCCCGGTCACCGCGCAGCCCGGTCGCAGCTTCGCGCTGCACCCGAACATGGGCGCGCTGCGCGACCTTTTCGCGGCCGGCCGCGCCGCGGTCGTCGCCAACGTCGGGCCGCTGATCGCGCCCACCAGCAAGCAGCAGTACGTCGCCCGCTCCGTGCCCCTGCCGCCGAAGCTCTTCTCGCACAACGACCAGCAGTCGACCTGGCAGGCGCACGCGCCGGAAGGCGCGCGGGTCGGCTGGGGCGGGCGCCTGGGCGACCTGCTGGCGTCGGCGAACGGCAATGCGACCTTCACTTGCATCTCCGCGAGCGGCAACGCGGTCTGGCTGTCCGGCGAGTCGACGCTGCAGTACCAGGTCGGCGCGGGCGGGGCCGTCGCGATCGGCGGACTGACCGGCGGCCTGTTCGGCGCCTCGGCATCGGCGAACCCGCTGCAGGCGATCGTCGCCGGCGACCGAACGAACCTGTTCGAGAAGGAATACAACCGCGTCACCCGGCGATCGATCGACGCGCAGCAGGCACTGAACGCCGCGATGGTGCCGGCCGCCGGTCTCGAGGCCCCTCCGGACGGCAACGGCCTGGCCAGTCAACTGCTCACCGTGGCCCGCCTGATCGGCGGCCGGGCGGCGCTCGGGGCGCGACGGCAAGTCTTCTTCGTGAGCATCGGCGGCTTCGACACGCACGACAACCAGACGGCGAACCACGGCACGCTGATGGGGCGGGTCTCCCAGGCGATCGCGTACTTCGACCGACTGCTGGCCTCGCCGGCGGTGAACGCGCTGGCCGAGACCACGCTGTTCACCGCGTCCGACTTCGGGCGCACGCTCACCAGCAACGGCGACGGCACCGACCACGGCTGGGGCGCGCACCACCTGGTCGTGGGCGGGTCGGTCCGCGGCGGGGACCTGTACGGACGCTACCCCGTGATCGGCGTCGGCACCCAGGACGACGTCGGTCAGGGCCGGCTGCTGCCGGCACAGTCCGTCGACCAGTACGGAGCGACGCTGGCCCGCTGGTTCGGTCTCTCCGACGCGCAGATCGCGGACGTGTTCCCGAACATCGGGAACTTCTCCGCCCGGGACCTCGGGTTCATGGCCTGA